A window of Actinomadura viridis genomic DNA:
CGGCACGTGCTCAGCGACGTGTCGGTGGCGGTCCGGCCCGGCGAGGTGGTCGGCCTCGGCGGGCTGCTGGGCGCGGGCCGTACCGAGACCGCCAAGGCGATCGCGGGGGCGCTGCCGCTGGACGGCGGCCGGGTGACGGTGGCCGGCGTCCCGCTGCGGCGGCGCACCACCGCCGCCGCGATCCGGGCGGGGGTCAGCCTGCTGCCCGAGGACCGCAAGGCCGAGGGGATCGTGCCGACGCTGTCGGTGCGCGACAACATCGCGCTCGCCGCGCTGCCGCGCCTGGCGCGGGCGGGCCTGGTCTCCGACGCCCGCGTCGACCGGGTCGTGGACACGTTCATGCGGCGGCTGCGGATCAGGGCGGCCTCGCCGGACCAGCGGGTGTCGGAGCTGTCGGGCGGCAACCAACAGAAGGTTCTGCTGGCCCGCTGGCTGGCGATGCACCCGAAGGCGCTGCTGCTGGACGAGCCCACCCGCGGCATCGACGTCGGCGCCAAGGCCGAGGTGCAGGCCCTGGTCGACGAGCTGGCCCGGGACGGGCTGGGGGTGCTGCTGATCTCCTCCGACCTGGAGGAGCTGGTCGAGGGCTCCGACCGGGTGGTGGTGCTCCGGGACGGCGCGGTGGTCGGGGAGCTGGCCGGCGACCAGGTGACCGAGGAGCGGATCATGGCGGCCATCGCCGGCCGTCCCGGAGAGGAGGACCATGGCTGAGGCCGTGGCCGGGACCCGGCCCGGGACCGACCGGGCGCGCGTCCTGGCGTGGGCGCGGGAGTACGGCGTGTACGTCTCCGTGCTGGCCCTGCTGCTGTTCAACGTGGCGTTCACCCCGAACTTCCTGGACGCGGCCAACTTCCGCACCCAGCTGGTGCAGGTCGCGCCGATCGTGATCGTCTCGCTCGGCATGGCGCTGATGATCGGCACGGAGGGCATCGACCTGTCGGTCGGATCGGTCATGGCGCTGGCCGCCTCGATGGTCGTGCTCTACCTCGGGTACGGGGCATGGCCGGCCATCCTGGTGGCGCTGGCGGCCGGGGCCCTGGTGGGGGCGGCGGGCGGCGGGCTGGTCGCCTACGTCGGGGTGCAGCCGATCGTCGCCACCCTGGCGCTGCTGGTGGGGATCCGCGGCCTGGCCAACGTGCTGGTGCCGCAGCTGCGGGACTTCCGCAGCCCGACGCTGATCACGCTGGGCAGCGACTCGGTGGCCGGGATCCCGTTCGTGGTGCTGATCGCGGCGGTGCTGACCGCGGTGATGACGTTCGTCGTCCGCCGCACCACGTTCGGCCGGCAGATCGTCGCGATCGGCGGCAACCGGGTGGCCAGCGAGCTGTCCGGCCTGCCGGTGAAGCGGCTGCTGCTGAGCGTCTACGTGATCTCGGGCGTGCTGGCGGCCGGGGCGGGGGTGCTGGCCACCGCCCGGCTCCAGGCCGGCGACCCGACCTCGCTCGGCCTGTTCATGGAACTGTCGGCGATCACCGCGGTGGTGATCGGCGGCACCCCGCTCAGCGGCGGCCGGATCCGGGTGGTCGGGACGGTCATGGGCGCGATGCTGATCCAGCTCCTGCAGGCCACCCTCATCCAGCACGACCTGCCGCGGTCCTGGGCGCAGATCGTCCAGGCCGTGATCATTCTCGCGGCGGTGTACGCGGCCGGGAACCGAGGTGCGCGATGACCCGTACGAGTGTGCTCAGCGACCAGGACGCGGGGGCGGCGCGCTCTCCGGACGCGGCGGTGCGGCGGGAGCGGGCCGGGCGGCTGCTGCAGCAGCACGGGGCGTTGCTGGTGCTGCTGTCGCTGGTGGCGTTCGGCAGCGTCGCCTTCGACTCGTTCGCGACGGCGGCCAACCTGCGCGGCATCGTCATCTCCTCGTCCTTCCTGGCGATCATCGCCATCGGGATGACCTTCGTGATCATCAGCGGCGGCATCGACCTGTCGGTGGGGTCGCTGTTCGTCCTGGGCGGGGTGCTGGCCGCCTCGGGATCCCGGCACGGCGCCCTGGCGGCGCTGGCGCTGCCGCTGGTGACGTGCGGGACGATCGGCCTGGTGCAGGGCCTGCTGATCGCGCGACTGCGGATGGCGCCGTTCATCGTGACGCTGGCGGGCCTGCTGGGCGTCCGCGGGATCATGCTGGCGATCTCCGACGAGGGCGCCACCACGTACCTGGTCGAGGACCGGGCCTTCGCCGCGCTGGGGCGCAGCGAGGTGCTGGGGCTGACCTGGCCGGTCCTCATCACGGTGGTGCTGGCGGTCATCGGCGTCGTCCTGCTGCAGCGCACCGGTTTCGGGCAGAACGTGCACGCCATCGGCGGGAACGAGGAGGCCGCCGCGCTGATGGGCGTCCCGATCGCCCGGACGAAGGTGCTGGTCTACCTCATGTCGGGGCTGCTGGCCGGGCTGGCGGGGGCGCTCAACGCGGCCTGGCTGTCGTCCGGCGTCACGATCCTCGGCATCGGGCTGGAACTGGACGTGATCGCCGCCGTGGTCATCGGCGGCACCCTGCTCACCGGCGGGGTGGGCGGGCTGACCGGGACGATGGCCGGGGTCCTCCTGCTCGGCGTGATCCAGAACCTCATCAACCAGGCCGGCAACCTCACCTCCGCGTTCCAGCAGGTGGTGAGCGGGCTGTTCCTGGTCCTGGTGGTGGTCGCCCAGCGGGTCTTCAGCAAGGCCCAGCAGCTCGGCTGACCGGCGCGGACCCGTTCACCCGCCGCCCGCCTCCCGGAGGCGGGCGGCGGCGTCCTCGGGGAGGACGTCGGTGATGAAGGCGCCCGCGCCGGACTCGGCGGAGGCGAGGTGCTTGAGCTTGTCGGCGGTCCGGCGCGGGGTGAAGACCTCGACCCACAGGTGGGCGTCGCCGCGCCCGGCGGTCACCGGCGCCTGGTGCCAGCAGGCCATGTACGGCACCGGGCCGGGGAACAGCCGCTCGAAGCGGCCGAGGATGTCGGCGTACAGCCCCATCAG
This region includes:
- a CDS encoding ABC transporter permease, which codes for MAEAVAGTRPGTDRARVLAWAREYGVYVSVLALLLFNVAFTPNFLDAANFRTQLVQVAPIVIVSLGMALMIGTEGIDLSVGSVMALAASMVVLYLGYGAWPAILVALAAGALVGAAGGGLVAYVGVQPIVATLALLVGIRGLANVLVPQLRDFRSPTLITLGSDSVAGIPFVVLIAAVLTAVMTFVVRRTTFGRQIVAIGGNRVASELSGLPVKRLLLSVYVISGVLAAGAGVLATARLQAGDPTSLGLFMELSAITAVVIGGTPLSGGRIRVVGTVMGAMLIQLLQATLIQHDLPRSWAQIVQAVIILAAVYAAGNRGAR
- a CDS encoding ABC transporter permease — translated: MTRTSVLSDQDAGAARSPDAAVRRERAGRLLQQHGALLVLLSLVAFGSVAFDSFATAANLRGIVISSSFLAIIAIGMTFVIISGGIDLSVGSLFVLGGVLAASGSRHGALAALALPLVTCGTIGLVQGLLIARLRMAPFIVTLAGLLGVRGIMLAISDEGATTYLVEDRAFAALGRSEVLGLTWPVLITVVLAVIGVVLLQRTGFGQNVHAIGGNEEAAALMGVPIARTKVLVYLMSGLLAGLAGALNAAWLSSGVTILGIGLELDVIAAVVIGGTLLTGGVGGLTGTMAGVLLLGVIQNLINQAGNLTSAFQQVVSGLFLVLVVVAQRVFSKAQQLG